From Carya illinoinensis cultivar Pawnee chromosome 5, C.illinoinensisPawnee_v1, whole genome shotgun sequence, one genomic window encodes:
- the LOC122309107 gene encoding uncharacterized protein LOC122309107: MTAPNMAAITASLERSLQNCSLNHQTRSGTGSGLGIGGSSSSSDETPDNHLPNSDTTLELNSHMSLPYHWEQCLDLKTGEIYYINWRTGMKAKEDPRITAEYSGDFYSEDESSYDSEESSSESSPSSRERYRVDQKDHKDHVLVVAGCKSCLMYVMVPKQAEDCPKCSGQLLHFDKCENGSP, encoded by the exons ATGACAGCTCCAAACATGGCGGCCATTACTGCTTCTTTAGAGAGGTCTCTTCAGAACTGTTCGCTAAACCACCAAACAAGAAGCGGTACAGGCTCCGGTTTAGGCATAGGAGGGTCGTCATCAAGCTCAGACGAGACACCGGATAATCATCTCCCTAACTCGGACACCACCTTAGAGCTCAACTCCCATATGTCTCTCCCTTATCACTGGGAACAATGCCTCGATTTAAAG ACAGGGGAAATTTACTATATAAATTGGAGGACTGGcatgaaagccaaagaagatCCAAGGATAACAGCAGAATACAGCGGAGATTTCTACTCAGAAGACGAAAGCTCATATGACAGCGAGGAGTCTTCCTCGGAATCCTCTCCTTCATCCAGAGAACGTTACCGGGTAGATCAGAAAGACCATAAAGACCATGTTTTGGTCGTGGCCGGGTGCAAGAGCTGTCTCATGTATGTCATGGTGCCCAAACAGGCCGAAGATTGCCCCAAATGTAGCGGTCAGCTTCTCCACTTTGATAAATGTGAAAATGGTTCTCCGTGA
- the LOC122308785 gene encoding uncharacterized protein LOC122308785 isoform X1, whose product MKDGFILIGRSCFLPHYCKVVEKIDKAKVLYRSTQKNNYNLDHCWNLLRYQPKWQVHMNNLPTKRKTGCSTVLASNAIDIEENESMSTNLERPLCKKSEKERERKRKREESSPNQFDEKLSNMESDRRIAMIERREAAIRADSDSVKIISLKKKKMKMEIMMLNVDNMNAVQQEYLKSIQIKILEKHRNEWNEMY is encoded by the exons ATGAAGGATGGATTCATACTTATTGGACGATCCTGTTTTTTACCACACTATTGCAAAGTGGTAGAGAAG ATTGACAAGGCAAAGGTATTGTACCGATCAACACAAAAAAACAACTATAATTTGGATCATTGTTGGAACTTATTGAGGTACCAACCAAAGTGGCAAGTGCATATGAATAATTTGCCAACAAAGAGAAAGACAGGCTGCTCTACCGTTCTAGCTTCCAATGCCATAGATATAGAGGAAAATGAGAGCATGTCTACCAATTTGGAGAGGCCACTATgcaaaaaatctgaaaaagaaagggaaaggaaaaggaaacgCGAAGAATCTTCACCTAATCAATTTGATGAGAAGTTAAGTAATATGGAAAGTGATAGGAGGATAGCGATGATTGAGCGACGAGAGGCGGCAATTCGAGCTGATAGTGACAGTGTTAAGATAATCTcacttaagaagaagaagatgaagatggaaaTCATGATGTTGAATGTTGATAACATGAATGCAGTGCAGCAAGAATATCTCAAgtcaattcaaattaaaattctaGAGAAACATAGGAATGAATGGAATGAAATGTACTAG
- the LOC122311741 gene encoding GSH-induced LITAF domain protein, whose amino-acid sequence MSKADEPVVGVPFYVSQNPYQAGAVPPNVVYGDPKGIPIQQTIYRDTPAPFNCSYCGNTGVTNVRSKPSLAAVIGCMMPMMLGICFLCPSMDCLWHKYHYCPSCKEKVADFEKSDPCAVMDPPHWTQESFALPA is encoded by the exons ATGTCCAAGGCAGACGAGCCGGTCGTCGGAGTTCCGTTCTATGTCTCACAGAATCCATACCAAGCCGGAGCCGTCCCACCAAACGTGGTCTACGGAGATCCCAAGGGGATTCCCATTCAGCAGACCATTTACCGGGACACTCCCGCTCCTTTCAACTGCTCGTACTGCGGCAACACCGGGGTTACCAACGTCAG ATCAAAGCCAAGTTTGGCAGCTGTTATTGGCTGTATGATGCCAATGATGCTTGGAATTTGCTTTCTCTGTCCTTCAATGGACTGCCTCTGGCATAAATATCACTACTGCCCTAGCTGCAAGGAAAAG GTTGCGGATTTTGAGAAATCAGATCCCTGTGCTGTGATGGATCCTCCTCACTGGACACAGGAAAGCTTTGCATTGCCTGCATGA
- the LOC122308785 gene encoding uncharacterized protein LOC122308785 isoform X2: protein MTRVLHDNVEVEIEVTQPEEQIDKAKVLYRSTQKNNYNLDHCWNLLRYQPKWQVHMNNLPTKRKTGCSTVLASNAIDIEENESMSTNLERPLCKKSEKERERKRKREESSPNQFDEKLSNMESDRRIAMIERREAAIRADSDSVKIISLKKKKMKMEIMMLNVDNMNAVQQEYLKSIQIKILEKHRNEWNEMY from the exons ATGACTCGTGTCTTGCATGATAATGTTGAGGTTGAGATTGAAGTGACACAACCTGAAGAACAA ATTGACAAGGCAAAGGTATTGTACCGATCAACACAAAAAAACAACTATAATTTGGATCATTGTTGGAACTTATTGAGGTACCAACCAAAGTGGCAAGTGCATATGAATAATTTGCCAACAAAGAGAAAGACAGGCTGCTCTACCGTTCTAGCTTCCAATGCCATAGATATAGAGGAAAATGAGAGCATGTCTACCAATTTGGAGAGGCCACTATgcaaaaaatctgaaaaagaaagggaaaggaaaaggaaacgCGAAGAATCTTCACCTAATCAATTTGATGAGAAGTTAAGTAATATGGAAAGTGATAGGAGGATAGCGATGATTGAGCGACGAGAGGCGGCAATTCGAGCTGATAGTGACAGTGTTAAGATAATCTcacttaagaagaagaagatgaagatggaaaTCATGATGTTGAATGTTGATAACATGAATGCAGTGCAGCAAGAATATCTCAAgtcaattcaaattaaaattctaGAGAAACATAGGAATGAATGGAATGAAATGTACTAG